A DNA window from Argopecten irradians isolate NY chromosome 10, Ai_NY, whole genome shotgun sequence contains the following coding sequences:
- the LOC138333000 gene encoding universal stress protein Sll1388-like, protein MMADNEDQPQKTNIVCMDGSEEAEKAFKSIWQPSDYGLILQAYREEEKRADAIVEKLQQDLKVSGVKGEVLKSSGEAGPTVIGIAQNRKANMILTGCRGLGTMRRTFLGSVSDYIMHHSEVPVLVCRH, encoded by the exons ATGATGGCGGACAATGAGGACCAGCCACAGAAGACCAACATTGTATGTATGGATGGCAGTGAAGAAGCAGAAAAGGCCTTTAAGT CAATATGGCAGCCTTCAGACTACGGGTTGATACTACAGGCCTACAGAGAAGAGGAGAAGCGGGCGGACGCCATTGTTGAAAAATTACAACAGGATCTAAAAGTTTCAGGG GTGAAGGGAGAAGTATTGAAATCGTCCGGGGAGGCAGGTCCTACAGTCATTGGAATAGCGCAGAACCGTAAAGCAAACATGATACTTACCGGATGTCGAGGCCTCGGAACGATGAGGCGGACATTTCTTGGAAGTGTTAGCGACTATATCATGCATCATTCTGAAGTACCCGTGCTTGTTTGTAGACATTAA